In Pseudanabaena yagii GIHE-NHR1, the following proteins share a genomic window:
- a CDS encoding AbiTii domain-containing protein, with protein sequence MSVSESCTVLSLDDVLAALEVRLETEEAIAKLPLTQALEKCLLFAQAQHLHELAQFIKHELDGYNGQPPSDRTVQLRYFDYGGQIVKGLDQYSVYPLGTGIRKLELHLKNGLTLMLPKQILAFLSKAAGREVDSGHISPTEINHLLENIRSLVSKKLRSIV encoded by the coding sequence ATGTCAGTTTCCGAATCTTGTACTGTACTTAGTCTTGATGATGTGTTGGCTGCATTGGAAGTGCGCCTAGAAACAGAAGAAGCGATCGCCAAATTGCCGCTAACCCAAGCCCTAGAAAAATGTTTACTGTTTGCTCAGGCACAACACTTGCATGAATTGGCACAATTTATTAAACATGAGCTTGATGGATACAATGGTCAACCACCTAGCGATCGTACTGTCCAACTGCGTTATTTCGATTATGGTGGTCAGATTGTCAAAGGTCTAGATCAGTACAGTGTCTATCCTTTAGGTACAGGGATTCGGAAGTTAGAGCTACATTTAAAAAATGGCTTAACTTTGATGCTACCAAAGCAAATTTTGGCTTTTCTATCGAAAGCGGCTGGACGTGAAGTAGATAGTGGACATATCTCTCCTACGGAAATTAATCACCTATTAGAAAATATTAGAAGTTTAGTATCTAAAAAGTTACGATCTATTGTTTAA
- the efp gene encoding elongation factor P produces the protein MISSNDFRPGVTIELDGEVWRVVEFLHVKPGKGSAFVRTTLKSAMTGKNLERTFRAGEMVPQAVLEKSSMQHTYKDGEDYVFMDMQSYEEATLTTAQIGSRVKYIKEGMEVNVVRWGDRVIDVELPNTVVLEVIETDPGLKGDTATGGSKSAKVETGASINVPLFVNIGDRIKIDTREDTYLGREN, from the coding sequence ATGATCTCTAGTAACGATTTTCGACCCGGCGTAACAATTGAACTCGATGGCGAAGTCTGGCGTGTAGTTGAATTTTTACACGTAAAGCCTGGCAAAGGTTCAGCTTTTGTACGCACCACGCTAAAAAGCGCCATGACAGGTAAAAACCTAGAAAGAACCTTCAGGGCTGGGGAAATGGTTCCTCAAGCTGTTCTTGAAAAAAGCTCCATGCAGCATACCTATAAAGACGGTGAAGATTATGTCTTTATGGACATGCAAAGCTATGAAGAAGCAACCTTGACCACTGCTCAAATCGGTAGCCGTGTCAAATACATCAAAGAAGGCATGGAAGTCAACGTTGTACGTTGGGGCGATCGGGTAATCGATGTGGAATTACCTAACACTGTCGTACTAGAAGTTATCGAAACCGATCCCGGCTTAAAAGGTGATACTGCTACGGGTGGTAGCAAGTCCGCTAAAGTGGAAACAGGCGCATCGATCAACGTTCCGCTATTTGTGAATATTGGCGATCGCATCAAAATTGATACTCGTGAAGACACGTATTTGGGGCGTGAAAATTAG
- a CDS encoding slr1659 superfamily regulator, producing MEVKGDDYKVWYDPSEFTIYCQGSLRLAGTEEYAPIVQILEYVIDQAPQNVALNLSQLEFLNSSGINVLSKFVIKVRQKEKIKITVKGSEIIPWQGKSLKNLQRLMPALKLEWS from the coding sequence ATGGAAGTTAAAGGTGATGATTATAAAGTCTGGTATGACCCATCAGAATTCACTATTTATTGCCAAGGATCTTTGCGATTAGCAGGAACAGAGGAATACGCTCCTATAGTGCAGATTTTAGAATATGTGATTGATCAAGCACCACAAAACGTTGCTTTAAATCTCAGCCAGTTAGAGTTTTTAAATAGTTCAGGTATTAATGTCTTATCTAAATTTGTGATTAAAGTACGTCAGAAAGAGAAAATTAAAATCACTGTCAAAGGCTCTGAAATTATACCTTGGCAAGGTAAATCTCTTAAGAATTTACAGCGTTTAATGCCCGCTTTAAAATTGGAATGGAGCTAA
- the accB gene encoding acetyl-CoA carboxylase biotin carboxyl carrier protein: MEFSLEQLRELVTILNKTDITELTLESGDLRLSIRKSDTKVAPTVVQAAPVVSPLPSVAVVDNVPSSPVAHTTIADSIPAKKLIEITSPMVGTFYRSPAPDEPPFVEVGDSIKKGGTVCIIEAMKLMNEIESDAGGKIVEILVDNAQPVEYGQVLMRVEPN; this comes from the coding sequence GTGGAATTTAGCTTAGAGCAATTACGTGAACTAGTCACGATTCTAAACAAGACGGACATTACCGAACTCACTCTAGAATCAGGTGATTTACGTCTGAGCATCCGCAAAAGCGACACTAAGGTTGCGCCAACTGTGGTGCAAGCTGCTCCTGTTGTTTCTCCCTTGCCATCGGTAGCTGTAGTTGATAATGTACCGAGTAGTCCTGTAGCCCATACAACGATCGCTGATTCGATTCCTGCCAAAAAGCTTATCGAAATCACATCACCAATGGTTGGCACATTCTATCGCTCACCTGCACCCGATGAACCTCCATTTGTAGAGGTTGGCGATTCAATCAAGAAGGGTGGCACTGTCTGCATCATTGAGGCAATGAAGCTAATGAATGAGATTGAGTCTGATGCTGGCGGCAAAATCGTTGAGATTTTAGTGGATAATGCCCAGCCAGTCGAATATGGTCAAGTACTCATGCGAGTTGAACCTAATTAA
- the trxA gene encoding thioredoxin, with product MSVTKQFGSFNELLESSELPVLVDFYAPWCGPCQLMTGILDKVSDKMKDKVQIVKINTDNYPEIASQYKVYALPTLVLFKDGAPVDRVEGVIQADQLCDRLAVHA from the coding sequence ATGTCAGTAACAAAGCAATTTGGTAGTTTTAACGAGTTATTAGAAAGTTCAGAATTGCCCGTTCTTGTAGATTTTTATGCCCCTTGGTGTGGTCCTTGTCAGCTAATGACAGGGATCTTGGACAAAGTTAGCGACAAAATGAAAGATAAGGTGCAGATTGTGAAGATCAATACTGACAATTATCCTGAAATTGCTTCGCAATATAAGGTTTATGCTTTGCCAACCTTAGTTTTGTTTAAGGACGGAGCACCTGTTGATCGGGTTGAGGGGGTCATCCAAGCTGATCAATTATGCGATCGCTTAGCAGTTCATGCTTAA
- a CDS encoding NF041680 family putative transposase produces the protein MIIDKLQDFRQQVYRFLGNGRDAIFDLMDAVLTSPRVKSFVELSLSAVYRRKWSSLYESLKDSRPNRGRIRRLCVEQIPKDIRPLLAGDHTGWGRPHAKTLKDRSFVHQPNLVEGNKPIVLGHDYSTLAWIPEMTGSWAIPLCHERISSFETAGQRAAFQLSQVCRDLTVRPIATYDSEYGSAVFMNLTEDIPADLLIRLRPNRCLYKAPAPYSGYGRPRKHGDKFQLANADSWGEPSATFSLEDETVGQVQIQQWSNLHFRQAAQRHIQVIRVTHSHCSGLWLAWVGEQMPTLDSLWRLYLRRFAIDHWYRFAKQRLHWTLPHLLTPQQALRWSDLMPLLSWQLWLARQLVIDTPLPWQKPQTNLNFGRVAQGFAALLVRIGSPACSPQPRGKSLGWKSGRKRSPFSRFPVVKKRASRSKKVNQDYLNS, from the coding sequence ATGATTATTGATAAACTACAAGACTTTCGTCAACAGGTATATAGATTTTTAGGGAACGGACGGGATGCAATATTTGACTTGATGGATGCAGTATTGACCAGTCCGAGAGTGAAATCATTTGTAGAATTATCGTTATCCGCAGTGTATCGAAGAAAATGGTCAAGTCTGTATGAATCATTAAAAGACAGTCGCCCCAACCGAGGCAGGATAAGACGGTTATGTGTGGAACAAATACCCAAAGACATCCGCCCTTTGCTAGCAGGAGACCATACAGGATGGGGAAGACCCCATGCCAAAACGCTAAAAGACAGGAGTTTTGTGCATCAACCGAATTTGGTAGAAGGGAACAAACCGATCGTGTTAGGGCATGACTACAGCACCTTGGCATGGATACCAGAGATGACAGGGAGTTGGGCAATCCCGTTATGTCACGAGCGGATCAGTAGTTTTGAGACAGCAGGGCAAAGAGCCGCATTCCAACTGAGTCAAGTATGTCGAGATTTAACGGTAAGACCAATCGCTACTTACGACAGTGAATATGGCAGTGCCGTCTTTATGAATTTGACTGAGGATATCCCTGCCGATTTACTAATACGTCTACGTCCTAACCGATGCTTATACAAAGCCCCTGCGCCCTACAGTGGTTATGGTCGTCCTCGTAAGCATGGGGATAAATTCCAACTTGCCAATGCTGATAGTTGGGGAGAGCCATCGGCAACTTTTAGCTTAGAAGATGAGACGGTTGGACAGGTGCAAATCCAGCAATGGTCTAACTTACACTTTCGGCAAGCAGCCCAACGACATATTCAAGTTATTCGAGTTACACATTCTCATTGCTCTGGTTTGTGGTTAGCTTGGGTGGGTGAACAGATGCCGACTTTAGACTCCCTTTGGCGCTTGTACTTACGTCGTTTTGCCATCGACCATTGGTATCGTTTTGCCAAACAAAGATTACATTGGACTCTTCCCCATTTGTTGACTCCTCAGCAAGCTTTGCGTTGGAGTGACCTTATGCCTTTACTCTCTTGGCAATTGTGGTTGGCTCGTCAACTGGTTATTGATACTCCTTTGCCTTGGCAGAAACCTCAAACCAATCTTAATTTTGGTCGAGTCGCTCAGGGCTTTGCCGCACTTTTGGTCAGGATTGGCTCTCCTGCTTGTTCTCCCCAACCTCGTGGTAAGTCTCTCGGTTGGAAATCTGGACGCAAGCGTTCTCCTTTTTCTCGCTTTCCTGTCGTCAAAAAACGAGCTTCTCGCTCGAAAAAGGTCAATCAAGACTACCTTAATTCCTAA
- a CDS encoding slr1658 superfamily regulator, protein MAQVFGEFTENFADRSEYLVLGFSPSSLPIQLRWKTNGLSADFLGDYVRNFFPGDTSANLTKQAEIGSAVSFIANELLENAMKYSDESANQPVNLEVHLFNDHLIFLSKNSVSPKAITSFQSYIQEIITGDIGQMYIDQVEKSVTNQEEEKSGLGYFTMIMDYDAVLGWKFEESENDSHVTMVTTMIQLPL, encoded by the coding sequence ATGGCGCAAGTTTTTGGAGAATTTACAGAAAATTTTGCAGATAGAAGCGAATATTTAGTTTTAGGATTTTCGCCTTCCTCATTGCCAATTCAATTGCGTTGGAAGACTAATGGTCTTTCCGCGGATTTTCTTGGTGATTATGTCCGAAATTTCTTTCCTGGTGACACAAGTGCTAACTTAACTAAACAAGCAGAAATCGGTTCGGCAGTTAGTTTCATTGCTAATGAACTCTTAGAAAATGCAATGAAATATAGCGATGAAAGCGCAAATCAACCAGTTAACCTAGAAGTACATTTGTTTAATGATCACTTGATTTTTTTGTCTAAAAACAGTGTGTCTCCAAAAGCGATCACTAGTTTTCAATCTTATATCCAAGAAATTATTACAGGTGACATTGGTCAGATGTATATTGACCAAGTTGAAAAAAGTGTCACTAATCAAGAAGAAGAGAAATCTGGACTTGGCTATTTCACAATGATTATGGACTATGATGCAGTCTTAGGATGGAAGTTTGAAGAGTCTGAAAATGATAGCCATGTGACAATGGTAACGACAATGATACAGTTACCACTTTAG
- a CDS encoding CobW family GTP-binding protein has translation MLTSDHNVTEDLDIIDVDVPKRGMPVTIITGFLGSGKTTLLNHILQNQQDLKVAVLVNEFGDINIDSQLLVAVDENMMELSNGCICCTINDGLVDAVYNVLERSDRIDYMIVETTGVADPLPIALTFLGTELQHLTRLDSILTVVDSEAFTSDHFNSDAAYAQIMYGDIIILNKTDLVTEEKLQELEAFINKTKTKARILRSHLGIVPLPLILDVKIDQSAIASSQKDEDHAHHEHEHHDHGNPHSHEQCHDPECNHKHHHHEHHHHSDHLENDGFVSISFQSDRAFDLDKFQSFLDKKLPIDVFRAKGILHFANIDNRYVFQLSGKRYELKNDDRGKSLNNQLVIIGRNLHREELFAELTDCLV, from the coding sequence ATGCTCACTTCCGATCACAATGTTACAGAAGATCTTGACATTATTGATGTAGATGTACCCAAACGCGGGATGCCCGTGACCATCATCACAGGCTTTTTAGGCAGTGGTAAAACTACTCTGCTCAATCATATTTTACAAAACCAGCAGGATCTCAAGGTTGCGGTTTTGGTCAATGAGTTTGGTGATATTAATATCGATAGTCAGCTATTAGTTGCCGTTGATGAAAATATGATGGAACTGAGCAACGGTTGCATCTGCTGCACGATCAATGATGGCTTGGTTGACGCTGTTTACAACGTTCTCGAACGAAGCGATCGCATTGATTACATGATCGTCGAGACCACAGGTGTCGCTGATCCCCTACCCATTGCGCTTACTTTTTTAGGTACAGAGCTACAGCATTTAACGCGCCTCGACTCGATTTTGACTGTCGTTGATTCCGAAGCATTTACCTCAGATCATTTCAATAGTGATGCTGCCTATGCTCAAATCATGTATGGCGACATTATTATTCTCAACAAGACCGATCTTGTAACCGAAGAAAAACTCCAAGAGCTAGAGGCTTTCATTAATAAGACCAAAACCAAAGCGAGAATTTTGCGATCGCATTTGGGGATCGTGCCATTGCCCTTAATCCTTGATGTGAAGATCGACCAATCAGCCATCGCGTCTAGTCAAAAAGATGAAGATCATGCTCACCACGAACATGAACATCACGATCATGGCAACCCACACTCCCATGAACAATGCCACGATCCCGAATGTAACCATAAGCATCACCACCATGAGCATCATCATCATTCCGATCACCTAGAAAACGACGGATTTGTATCTATATCATTTCAAAGCGATCGCGCCTTTGATCTTGATAAATTTCAAAGCTTTTTAGACAAAAAATTGCCAATAGATGTCTTCCGAGCTAAAGGCATTTTGCACTTTGCAAATATTGATAATCGCTATGTATTCCAACTGAGTGGCAAACGTTATGAACTCAAAAATGATGATCGCGGCAAATCTTTAAATAATCAGCTAGTGATTATCGGACGCAATTTACACCGAGAAGAGTTATTTGCTGAACTTACCGATTGTCTCGTCTAA